Proteins from a genomic interval of Watersipora subatra chromosome 10, tzWatSuba1.1, whole genome shotgun sequence:
- the LOC137406374 gene encoding gem-associated protein 8-like yields the protein MGPSEIPSYPSGFARYWTHYNFMHSWIQKHHRVLTNSSGSEQRYPQTSHPQNQDTLFKVPTVSNYIPKGPSQISGNGCSRVTARSLTPESQPKAKKRKAKHHNRPASPAGSLRLSTEDTYIEAELNKQFLEFMQQSALHKKEREAAKLKNSEEQMEVDANGLPLSEKIRMSAPTEQPGMRRTHEIRLLYGDQSHKIHGLETAQQLCFQQACDKKKPLHWPNIPLRLEFT from the exons ATGGGGCCCTCTGAAATACCTTCGTACCCTTCTGGGTTTGCACGGTATTGGACGCATTATAATTTTATGCATAG CTGGATTCAAAAACACCACCGGGTTCTCACTAACAGCTCTGGTAGTGAACAGCGTTACCCCCAGACTTCACATCCACAAAACCAGGACACACTCTTCAAAGTCCCCACTGTGTCCAACTACATTCCAAAGGGACCTAGTCAAATTAGCGG AAATGGATGCTCAAGGGTCACCGCAAGGTCACTAACGCCAGAATCACAGCCCAAGGCAAAAAAGCGAAAAGCAAAGCATCATAACAGACCCGCCTCGCCAGCAGGTTCCTTGCGTTTGTCGACAGAAGATACATACATTGAAGCTGAGCTCAATAAGCAGTTCCTGGAGTTCATGCAACAATCGGCGCTGCATAAGAAAGAGAGAG AGGCAGCAAAATTGAAGAACAGTGAGGAACAAATGGAAGTGGATGCTAATG GTCTACCATTGAGTGAGAAGATAAGAATGTCAGCGCCTACTGAACAGCCTGGAATGAGACGCACACACGAGATTCGTCTGCTGTATGGAGACCAATCGCACAAG ATACATGGCCTAGAAACAGCACAGCAGCTGTGCTTTCAGCAAGCTTGTGATAAAAAGAAACCTTTACATTGGCCTAACATTCCATTGAGGTTGGAATTCACCTGA